Part of the Equus caballus isolate H_3958 breed thoroughbred chromosome 5, TB-T2T, whole genome shotgun sequence genome is shown below.
TCTCCCCTGTCATTCATTTTCAGACTCAGCCCCACTCTGCCCTGGTTCTTCCCAGTGTCAGGGTCCTGGGGTAACCTCTTTAAGACAGTTCCCCTCAGAGGAGCTGCTCATTTGCTCTCTGCCTCTTGGAGAGGTAGTGAGAGATTAGGTTGGTTTCAGTTCTTGGTTTTGGTTCattttgcttcctgtttctggTTAATACCCTACTCCGGGgctgtggggggagggaggaggtgagagtCTAGAGTTGAATAAATGCTGGCATGCATACACATGTCTCTGTTGGAGCCCATGGGGTAAGAAGAGAAGAATGGGGCTCAAGACCTCAGCTGGAAAGAGGAATCGAAATCACGTGAGGGGGCAGGCTTGGGGGAGCAGCCAGCACCCTGCACCCCTGTACTTCTCGTCCACCAGCACTGGCCTTTACAAAGTGCTTTCTCATCCATTACGGGACGTGTGAGGTAGGAGTTTGTTCTCATTTTGCAGAAAAACCTAGGTGCAGAAAGCTTGCCAGGCCCGGGGAGGTGAGCCAGGAAGGGGCCAGCTCTCCTCGCAACAGTCCTCCACTTCCCCTCCTCGGCTGCTTTGCCTAAAAATACCAGAACAAGTTGCAAACGCACTGACACACGGCTCAGCAGCTGTCTGCCTTGTCAGCTGGAAGCGGCTGGGACCTGAGGCTGTAAAGGCGGTgcagggggtgggagtggggtatCAGCATCCGAAGACCACCAAGAAAGGGGAATGCAGGCTCCCCAGCTTTCTCACACAGATCCAGGGAAGACACGAAGCGCACGGTGCAGGTGTGGAGAAGCCCACAGCACGTGGGAGAGCCGTGCtgtccctcctgctgccccttgACCAAAACCTGTCCTCATCCTTGGCCCTGAAACTTAGGTCACACATTTCTCTGACATGGCTGTTCTGAGATTAGCCCCTCACATCTTTCACCATTCTATCCATTGTCCCCTCTAATCCCATTTTCGGAAACTCAGTCTTAACCTCTATCCCTTCTGCCGCCGTTTCAAAGCTCTCTGGCTTCATGCTCCAGGAAGCCAGGGCCCAGCTTCTCGCCACAACAATGCCTTCTTTCCGGTCCGAGAGGAGCTCCAAGCCTGCGAGGCCCAGCCCTCCTCCATTgcaccctcccccacctctcccacCCCTCTCCAAGAGGAGATCTGCGTGCATTGGTTCATCTCTGACTTGGACCTCTTTAAACTTTGTCAATATTGACCTCTGGGTCCCATAAAGCAGAAATGCTCCCAGAGGAGCCAATATCCGGAGCCTAGCAAGGCCATCGGAGGAACTGCAGGGGGTGGCAAGAGGGGTACCTAGCTGGGGGGGATTTTCCATCCTGAATTGGCTGGGTACAGACCTGGAGTTTTGGAACCAGTTTAAACAttatcaaaaaaaaggaaattaaacatcAAGAGGCTAATTAAATGTCTTTAACATTGCTTAATGTGTTGTGAATTGGGTGGTTGTTTAGAGCCTCTTCTGCTCAGCAACTGGATGGAGCTGGGGCAGAGGGCGCCTGCAGGCCGCCcgccaccccccccacccccccgcagGCTTCACCGCTCAGGTGCAGCTCCCAGCTGTTGCTCTGGGATCCTGAGTGGCCTGAGTTGTTCTGGGCTCTAAGGCACGTTGGGGCAGCGGGAGGGCAATGTGAGTGGGAGCTTCGCCCCATCTTCCCTCTATACCTCCCTCCTTGCCAGGGGCCGCCCCCCAAGAAAGTCCATTCTAATGGCTAAGCTTTGTCATTGCTGGGTCTCTACGGACACAGAAACCAAAGGGGAGCCCCCTGCCCTGGAGAACACACTTTCAAGAGGGGCTTGAGGGGCCAACCCCTCACTCACTCCTTTATGTAAAACTCATTTCACTCTAGAACGTGTAACAATCATTCCAGACAAGACCTTTTTGGCTCCCTGTCCCCGTCTCCCAGCTGCCACCTTATTTCGTCCTCTTcctttttgtctccattttacatgATGTGTGAGAATAACAGCTAATACTCTATTTCAGGCACTGCCGAGTTCTCaacagcccattttacagatgagaaaacagaagtaaagcAATTTACTGAGGTCCCTCAGCCAGTTAGTGTCAGAGCTGGCATGTGAATCCAGGTGCTCTGACACCTTTAGCTCTGATACTCTGAGCTAAGCACTTGGGGTGGAGAGGAAGACTAGCACCACTTTCTGTGGTTTCCACTTCTTTGGCTGCACCTTCAGCCTCCTCTTCTCCCAACTCCCTTCCCCATCTCTCACCTCCCTATGCCCCACTCACACCCTTGGCTTATCTTCACTTTTCCCTCCAAATCTTGAtttaaagagagacacacaggtcCTCCCAGCCAGGACCAGGGTTCTACACTTGGGGCTTGGCTGATGCCAGGGATCCAACAAGACCCCATGTGCCTTCTCCCAGCAAGGGGACTACAGCTTTTGCAGCTGAGGTCTGTAAGCACCAAGTTTCTGTAGGAACCACTGAGATGGTAAAAAGGTGGAGAtggccaggagaggagagcatTTTGGGCCCTGGCACCAGAGGAGGACAAGAGCACACCCCGTTTGAGgtgaggggatggggaggggacagacaGAGGGAGATAGGCACTGACCTCTGATCCATGAGTCTAGAAACCTTGGGAAAATTTCCTGGGAATTCTCACAGGAGGCAGAAATGGGGCAAAGAATCCTTTTGTCCACACTAACTGGAGGTGGAACTGGGATTAAGGGTCAAGACAATTTGTGAATGATCCAGAGGTTTATTCTCAGATCCTCTTCTTTCCCACCTCCAAATGGAGACAAGCTTTGTCATACCCAGAGTGACCTGGGCCCAGGCCTCTCCCACTCCACCACACACCCACAGTGAGATCAAGGAGCAGACATTCCCTCAGGCAACGCAGCCAGGTAGAGAGGCAGGCCCCCTTCTCCCTATAAGGTGAGCATCCTGCACCTGGCAGAccccagaaggaggagagtgTTTAGCTTGCACCCATCACTCAGGTGTCCTTTTGTCTAATTTGGTGAGCAGCATAGTAAAAGGGCAACTCTCCTAGGGGGTACTTCCAACCCACCTCCTGCCTACCTCGTTTAGGGCCACCTGTTCCACCCAGCCTCGGCCCTGGGGCCACAGTCTTGCTCGCAGATCCCTGAAGGTGTCTGCCAGGGCCCTTCGTGGCTCCCGCCTTAGGAGACAGTACAGCACAGGGTTGAGGCAGAtgttgctgtgtgccaggcaggtgGTGACATGGGAGACTTGGGAATGGATGATGTAGAAAGTGCTGTCCCAGGGTACCAGGTCAAACTTCACCAGGATGCCCCAGAGAGTGACCACATGGTTGGGGAaccagcagaggaagaaggaggccaCCAGGATGCGGACAGAGCGGGCTACAACCCTGCTGTCCTGCCGACGCCGTTGCCGCTGCCGCAGGAAGGCCAGCAACAGCAGATAGCTGGTGGTGATGATGCCCAGGGGCACCATGAAGGCCAGCACCACCCTCTGAAGCTGGTAGGCTCCCAGCCAATACTTGCTGGGGAAGCGCATTAGGCACAGACGCACGCCACACACCTCactctcagccccaaagacagcCGTGGGCACTGTCACCAGGGCAGCTGCCATCCACACTGCCAGGGTGGCCATACGGGCCCAGAAGAGTGATAGGTGGGTGCCTGGTCCTGTAGCCATGGCCACCACCCAGTATCGGGCAACACTCAGCGCCGTGATGAGGAAGATGCTGGCATAGACGTTGAGGACAGTGGCCGTCAGGACCATCTTGCAGAGGGCACCTCCGAAGGGCCAGTGGAGGTCCAGTGCTGACTCAGCTGCCCAGAAGGGGAGAGTAAGTGCCATCCCCAGGTCTGCCAGAGCCAGGTTGAAGACAAAAGTGTCGGAAGGAACTCGCCGAGCACAGTTACCCAGCACCCACAGCACGGCCAAGTTTCCCAGCAAGCCGACAGCCCCCACAAGCCCGTAGGCCAGGGCAACCACAACCCTCAGGGCTGGGAATTCAACAGGCATCGCAGCATCATCAGTACTCAGCACGCTGCCTCCAGAGGTGTTGCCCCGGAATGCAGGCAGCGGGGCAGAAGTATTGGGTGTGGGCATCGCAGGGCATCCAAAGTCAGTGgtgccaggcagaggggccaGCAAGTGCCTGCCAGACTGGCAGGGCCACCTACAGCTCTCAGCAGGAACCTCTAGATCTGAGTGCTTCTCTCAGGGCCTCAAGCTGCCAGGAGCCCTGGCCCACGCCCACACCTCAGAGGGAGGGGTGTGGATGGGACAACCTGCCTCTTCCCTGTTgggtggtgggtggggcagggtAAGGGAGGGCCCAAACATAAATGTGTGCctgcgtgcgtgtgtgcgtgcgtgtgtgtgcgcgtgtgcgtgtgtgtgtgtgtgtgtgtgtgtaggaaggGCTCTATGTGGcagaaagggaggggagaaaggggagTTAACTATGGAGAGCAGCACCAAGCCTCCACTGTGGGGAGAGGGCCAGAGATACCCCATCTCAGGGATGACAGGAACTAAACTGGAGCCCCCTCTACTCCTAACAGTGTGCAGGGGCCCCCTTCTCTGCAGAAAGTGCTCCTTGGGGCCAGGGGAAGGGGCCTGGAAGGGGGCTAGAGGCAGGGACCCAGAATGCATGtctgagagagagagcagaggttCTGGAGTCCCAGATCTgctactcactagctgtgtgactttgggtgagttaCTTTACtcccctgagactcagtttcGTTGCTTAAAATTTTCAGATAATATCACAGCGTCGCAGGATTGGtgtgatgaaatgagataatacatgtgaaaAAGCACTTTGTATGTTACTGTTTTTCATAAATGATTATTATCTCAAAGGAAAAGTTTGGGGTGTCTGTAGTGAAAGGGAGCAGGGTACCGAGCAGCTATTATCACCATGCCCAGGGAACAGCGCCAACTAAAACACAGGTTGGAATTCATTGCAGCAACAAGTGACCTTGAGGCTAAGGacggggaggaaaggagagaggaagtcaCAGCTTCCTGTTCCCTCCTCACTGGGAACATGGCCCGTGAAGACCTGAGTGGACCTGGGGCATGCCCGCAGTTCTGTTCCTGCTCCCGAGCATGAAGTAGTCCTGCTAACCTCTATCACTCCCACTGCCATTTCACCCTTTCCTGCTCTAGTCCATGGAGTCAGAGGTCAACAGCAcccccactctctcctccagtcCCCAAACCCCATTCCAGAGCTGTGGACCCTGAGATACATCCTCACCACACCTCATCCTGTCTCCCCATGATCTCAGCCCTCACTGGAAAAAATGCCTCATTGGGTCCTCCCCTTTTATGCCCATATCGCTATGCTTTGCAGAATTTGCTGTGATAGGGAAAaagagagggtgggaggtgggtagATAAAAGAGTGAGGCTTTTTCAAGGATTCCAAAATATTCAACACCTTCCTGCCCTCTGAGATGTTTGGTGTTCAGTTCCCTTGGagtgctgggggaggagaggggccctCGGGACAATCAATCAGCAGTGTGTTTGATGAACCCTATGGAAGACACCCAGAGATCCAGATTGGGTGCCGGGATGTTTGGGTTTTTCAGCAAGGAATGGGTGTGAAAGGGGTGGCAGAAGGGGTGTGGCCAGTCCAAGTTCAGCTGAGTCAGATGGGCTACCTCCTGACCTCCTGGACTGCTCCTGTGTGACTTCGTACCAGTTCCTCCGCCTCCGGGCCATGTTTACTCTTCCACCCGTCCGGCGTCACCTTGCCAATCTGGCAGTGAAGATGTCTGTTTAATGCattagatttattttctcttggctTGGAGAAAGGAAGTTGAGTCAGAACTCCAGGGTTCTGCTATCCATTTGAAATATCTGGTCCTCTAATCATTCCTTTTTTTACCTCTACTCATTTCTAATCCAAATCCTTTCCCTTGGTCTGAGACTAACACCCCCTTATGGTTATGCAGAGAGGTGATGCCACCAGCTGGCCAAGTCTAAGAACTTCGCTTTGGGCCCTTACCTTTTTCTagtagttcattcattcactctaaTCAGAGCATTTCCTGAGAACCctaattatgtgccaggcattgtgccatATGCTggggagacaaaaacaaataaaatatggtcCCTCTCCTCATGAAATGTAATAAACTTTTTCAAGATGGATGGGATCTTTAAGATCATCTAGTTCAACTTCTCATTTTATAGGGAGTGaaagtgacttgtctaaggccACCAGGGAAAtggtggcagagtcaggatttaagATAAAAGTCTCTTGACTCCTAGAATCTGGCTCTTTCTGCTACATCATAAAACCCTTTTGGTATTTCTTTCCACCTATAGTCTCTTCCCCCTCGCTGAGTACCAGAAGCACCGGTCCTTGCCCTTGGGAAGCTCCTAGGCTGCCAAGGGAAACAGGAGCAGGATGTGGACAGAGGGACAGGGACGGCTCCTCTCTAGATGGTCTTCATTCACAGCTGCTGGGAAATGAGGAGGAACTGGATCCAACAAGAGTGATTTTGCCATCCCTCTTGTTCCTATTCCTCTGGAGCCACACTTTACCAGCCCAATTTTCTATCTCAATTAGAGTCCAAGGACCTGTGTGGTAGATTATCGTGTCTGCCTTACATAAAAAGGATTTATAATGACCAGGCCTTCCCCTCAGGCACCTGAATATCCATGGCAGCCCACATTTACCAGGCCACATCCCCGTCCCTGCTCTCCAAACCCAGACAAAGCGGAattgggggaggaggcaggaggaacagAGTCATCTTTCTGCAGAGCATAAAGAGAAGGAAGCTGTGCATTTGTGGCAGAAGAGACAGAGACTAGCCCCTTGGGGGACCAAAAATGGCAGAAGTAGGAGACCTGGCCCTAATCCAAATCTCCAACCTCATATCAACCCAAACAGCCACATCTCCAGCCCCTCACACGTCTGCCAGATCTCCTGGAGAAGATCCTCCAGTCTCGGGAAGGGGTATGGGCAGCTCCAACGCTCAAGGGCAAGCTCCAgatcagtctctctctctcatctttacattttggaatagttttagatttacagaaaaattgcaaaggcAGTGAGAGTGAcccatctcttttattttccacattaaaataaaaatggaagggcctcaaaaataaaaacaaaaatcttagggataaatctgagGAAAGAACTGTTTAATTTTACCTGAGATAGTcacagagattatttttaaactgaagcTTGAAAAATCAGTAGACGTTTGTCCAGGGAAAGGGCATTTCAGGTGATGGGTACAGTACGATCAAAGACATGGGGGCATGCATCTGGGGAAATGCAAGCGTCAGCATGGCTGGCACAATAGTGTGTGTACCAAGGAAAAGACCAGGAAGCGTGGGAGCGGGAGGCAATCATGAGGTTATGGAGGACCTGAAGCAGGCAAGGGAACTTAGATTCTATCCTATAGAATGAGAAGCCACTGAAAGCTTTTAATCTACGCAGTGACAgaatcagatttattttttaggaTTGTCTATCTGT
Proteins encoded:
- the RXFP4 gene encoding relaxin-3 receptor 2, whose amino-acid sequence is MPTPNTSAPLPAFRGNTSGGSVLSTDDAAMPVEFPALRVVVALAYGLVGAVGLLGNLAVLWVLGNCARRVPSDTFVFNLALADLGMALTLPFWAAESALDLHWPFGGALCKMVLTATVLNVYASIFLITALSVARYWVVAMATGPGTHLSLFWARMATLAVWMAAALVTVPTAVFGAESEVCGVRLCLMRFPSKYWLGAYQLQRVVLAFMVPLGIITTSYLLLLAFLRQRQRRRQDSRVVARSVRILVASFFLCWFPNHVVTLWGILVKFDLVPWDSTFYIIHSQVSHVTTCLAHSNICLNPVLYCLLRREPRRALADTFRDLRARLWPQGRGWVEQVALNEVGRRWVGSTP